AGCACCGCACTGAATGACTATGTGACATTTCCTTATGTTGAACAAGTCTGCCGGATAGAACGTATTACCTGCAAATTAAACGGAGAACTGCTCCGTCAAGAAGTGGCCTACGGCATTACCAGTCTACCGCCAGAAAAGGCAGATGCGAAAAGGTTGCTTGCTTTAAACCGCGGGCATTGGACTATCGAAAACCGGTTGCATTGGGTGCGGGACGTTACTTTCGATGAAGACAGATCTCAAATTCGCACAGGGCAAGGACCGCAGACAATGGCAACGCTTCGTAATTTGGCAATTAGCTTGTTTCGATTACAAAAAGTGAATAATATTGCTCAGGCGCTCCGTACGTTTGGTCGAAATCCGGAAAGGGCGCTCCAATATCTAGGGCTGTAAGTTCATCACGTTAAAATAAATTGTGTAAACCGACCAACCAGCGGGCGTTTGGTTGAGTTTGCTCAAAATCGGTTACTCTGTCTTGTGCTGCATCCGCTGTGGCCAATAATCATGCCGACCTGATTGCCTGTTGCTTGGCTGCTGCGGTCAGACAGGCGAACTTAACTTTTCTTATATACGACTTTGACGAAGTCCTGTCGGCAACCAGGCTCTAACTTGAAGAGCATTACTGACAATGTTCTTATTAGTTAACATGGCTCCTTTGGAAATACCTGTTGTTCCTCCGGTATACATCAAGCAGGCCAAATCATTAAGACCTTTTTCAACCGCAGGAGGTTTTTGTCCTCTATTATTATGTATTAATCCAATAAAAGTATGGGTATCCGGCTCCCCTCCAATAACGGGACGATGACCATCTTTTTTTTCTTTGATTAAGGTAAATAAACACTTCAGGACCGGGGGAAAGAAATCTTTTATATTTGTTATTATAACATGCCTTAATCGTGTATTGTTTCTTATCCTGGCAATAACTGGATAAAACTTTGTTAATGTAATAATTACCGACGCACCGGAGTCGTTTAACTGTTTTTCTATTTCACGATCAACATATAAAGGATTGGTAGGAACTAATACACCCCCAATCTTCAGAATGCCATAATACGCAATCACAAACTGTGGGCAATTAGGCAAGTGAATAGCAACTCTATCCCCTTTATTAACTCCCATTTTCGATAATGCAACAGCAAAAGCATCTACCAAAGAATTGAGCTGTTGATAGGTTAGCTTGGCCCCCATGAAAATAGTTGATGTACTGTCAGGGTATTTTTTTGCCATTGTTTCTAAATAATCGGTTAATAGCAAATCTGAATTGTCAATTTCCTTACCAACTAAATCTTCATAGTGTTTTAACCAAACTCTTTCCACGTTCTTCCCCTCCCTAATCTTCATTAAAGCTTCCATAAAATAATTCGGAATCCAAAATTAAATTCCTCTAGTTTATTTAAATATATTAAAATCTTCTGATTACTGGATTCGCCCCTTTTGGGGAGGGGAGGGAGGCGCTAATTGGCAACCTTAACTGAAAAAAGGAGGCCAGGCAAGTCTTTATAGAGGGAAAACCCATAATCTTTGTAGACTTGTTCAAAACTAAAAACCTGCTCTATTCCTAACCGCTGCATTACTGCAATGTTAACAGCAATTGTATAACAAATTGAACCTTCAATTGGTTTTCCTTGCAGGATTTCGGCAGCCAGAACCTCATCTTCTAAGGTTATCCTTTCAACATTCAGTTGATGGGCAACCTTTAACCATGTGCGAGCCAATTCCAACCCCATTTCAGCAATTATCCAATTATAGGTATCAGCTATTACAAAATTTGTGGTAATCAATCTCCACCTTTGTTTTGCCAACTCCCAGAAAATCTCTTTGGAAAACTTGTGCTCAGGGCCAGAGGGATCAATCAGTGTTACAAAAGCAGATGTATCGACAAAAACAACTTGATGGGCCAATGATTTGGGGATTTTAAGCATTTTAAATCATCACCCTTCAGAATTAACAGTCTTTGTTTGTGGGAATCCAGGTTCTATAGCCGTCTCTGCTTTACCTGCAAGTTGAAGTAAAGGATGGGCAAGAGTAAAGGGTTTTAATGACTTCACT
This DNA window, taken from Syntrophomonadaceae bacterium, encodes the following:
- a CDS encoding AMP-binding protein — encoded protein: MERVWLKHYEDLVGKEIDNSDLLLTDYLETMAKKYPDSTSTIFMGAKLTYQQLNSLVDAFAVALSKMGVNKGDRVAIHLPNCPQFVIAYYGILKIGGVLVPTNPLYVDREIEKQLNDSGASVIITLTKFYPVIARIRNNTRLRHVIITNIKDFFPPVLKCLFTLIKEKKDGHRPVIGGEPDTHTFIGLIHNNRGQKPPAVEKGLNDLACLMYTGGTTGISKGAMLTNKNIVSNALQVRAWLPTGLRQSRI